TCGCTCACCCTGCGATCATCCCTGCGGCTGGGCCACTACTGGCGATTTCGCAGCGACTCTATTATTTCGTTGATGTCTCGCTGATCAGAGTCTACCATACTCATTTATCTTAACGGATTCCGCCATGGTCAACAACGCTAGGCTAATTTTTTGACTTGCATTAACTATGGCCAATAATACCCTGGGTTGTTCAAGTAAATCGGAGGATCCGTGGGATGTGGACAAAGACGAAAGCCCTATTGCCCACTGCGGCCTCGATTTTCTTCATCGAGGCCCCGTTTCTTACGCTCCTGTCCTTGGTCATGCTGCTCATTACCCTCGGGGTCGTCGATCTCGAATTGGGATTGTTTCACGTCGTGTGGTGGCCGTCGGTCCGCTGGCCGGAGCTCGAGGTCTTCCTGAACGGGGTCGGGGTGGCACTGCTGTTCGCGACCCTGGCGTACCTCGGCTACCTGATCCGGGCGCGGCGCGACCCGGAGGTCGTGCGGGATCGGGCGGGGTTGTGCTTACTCCTCGTCCTCCCGTTCATCCTCCTGTCGATGCTGCCCCTGCTGCCGGCCAGTTCCCTCGGGTTGTTCGTGACGCTGCCGGACACCCTTCCCGCCGAGGGCATCGGCGTGCGGTATTTGTTCGGCCTGGGGTTGGTCGCGGGCCTCGTAGGTTTCTGGGGCTTGGTCGTGGCAGTGTCCGTCAACTCACCGGACCAGCAATTCGACGTTTACCTGTTCCGGGGGACGAAAGCCATCGTGGTGACGTTCGCCGAGGAAGCCCCGTCCAAGGAAGCCGAGTTCGGCCCCGACAAACTCGTGTCGTTGTCGAACTGGAAAGGGGAGCCGTTCACCGAGATCGACGACGTCGAGAGGATTTCCGGCACACAGTTCAAGATCATCTTCAAACAAGAAGTCGGTGCGGAGGGATTGTACCAGTTCACGGTGAAAGCATGCCTGCCGCCGGTGGTGCTCCCCGCCGCGGTCACGCGGACGTTGCGCAGGCACCAGATGACGTTCACCGTGTTCTTCACGACACCGCCGGCTGCCTTCCACAAGGAGAACATCGCCGGCATTTGGCCGGAGGACGGTGGCGGGATGGTAGCAGTCGAGCGAGTGTCGCGGCTCCCGAACGTGCCTCACGCCTACGAGGTCGAACTCAAGGAGGCGATCAAGGATGAGAAGCGGTATTACGTCGCGTTCACGAGCAATCTGCCCGGTGTGGAAGGGCCGGCATCCGTGTCCCCGGTGCTCCCACAGGGGACGGAGAAATTCGTGCTGACGTTCGCAGCCCCGCCAGCGGAGGATCCGCCCGCGCTGGACCAGCTTGTCGGGGTGACGGACGGGAGCGGGCGCGCACTCCCGCACCCGCGGAACCCGACGAGGTTGTCGCCAACCCAGTATGAATTCGAACTCTCGATAGAGGCGAGGGGCAGGAGAGTGTTCGCCTTCGCGCCGGGTGGCGATTCGCCGCCCCCCACCACCTACGAGCCGGGTCTGCCCGAGGAACACGACGCCGACCCGCCGGTGTGGTTGCAGGCGAACGGGTTGTTCGCGCTCGTGCTGTTCTTCTTCTGCGTGCCGGTCGGGTACAGTATGGCCGACCCGCTGCACCCGGACTGGCAGAACTACTCGCCCCTGCCGATCTATCTCGTCACGGGGGTCGGGATCGCGCTGGCATTGGTGACGCTCGTGTTCGCCACGCCGCGGCGGGTGTGGTCGGTGTTCAGGGCCTTGTCCGGGGGCGTGCTTCCAAGCAACCGGCCGGGGTGGCTCCGCGAACGACCCCGGGCGGTTCGCGAGTTCGGGGTACTTGGGTTCGCACTCGTCGGCTCGTTCGCGTGGGGCGGGGCCACGGCCAACCTTCTCCCGAACGCCCCCACTCCGCTCACCCTCATCCTCCTCGTGACGGCCTTCCTCGTGTGGATCGGCCTGGCCTGGTGGCTGGGGGTGGGGCGGAACTCGGCCACCATCGTACGGCACGGTGCGACGACGGTCCTGGTGGTTCTGCTCGGGGTGCTGGTCGGGGCGATCTTCGCGAGCCCCCCGCAATACGGGAGTATCGGGAAGTGGTTCTGGTTCGGGGTAGCGATCGCCGTGATCGCGCTTTACATCTGCCGCACCTGGATCCGGTCGCAGGACACGTTCGCGCTGCTCCCTGGGCACCCAACGTGGCTGCTCCGCCTGTGCAGCGTGGTTTCCGCCGGGTTGCTGGCCGCGGTCGTGGTTCTCGCGACGTTCTCGAAGCTGCACAAGATGCCGGCCGCGATGAGCCTGAGCTTGCTGTTCGTGCTGTTCGGGATCGCGTACGGGGCGCTCAAGTTCTACGCCGACCGGAAGTTCTATCCGCTGCTCATCGCCGCCACGTTGCTAGTCGCCTTCGTCGGTGGCACCCGCCCGTATCAGCACCGGCTAGAAGCCCTGGCCCCGTACTATCGGCTCAACGATTCGGCGGGCCGGGAGCCGTGCGACCGGATGTTCACGGACGGAGTCGGTACGGGCAAACCGGACCTCGCCAAGTACGCGGGGTACGTCGAGGCTTACCAGAAGACGGCGAGGGACGAGAAGAACGGCCGGCTTCAACTCGACAACGACGACATCCTCGGGAAGTGGCGGGACAAGCTGAAGACCGACGCGAACTCGAAACCGCCGCTGGTGATCGTGACCACGGCGGGCGGGGCGAGTACGTCTGCGATCTACACCTACGCCGTCCTCCGGGAACTCGAACACAAGTGCCCCGACTTCCACCGCCACGTGCGTCTCATCACCGGGGCATCCGGCGGGATGTTCGGGGCCGCCCACTACCGCGCCGTGATCGGTGAGGTGTACGCACAGCACTCGGGCCTCCTCAAGGACAAGAAGGCCGAGTTCCGCAAGAAGTTGCTCGACGAACTCGACGCCCGCGAGAAGCAACTGGACGACGATTTCCTCAGCCCCATCGTCCAGACTATGGCGTTCAAGGATGTGCCGCGGCTCCTCGGGTGCCCGTTCGGTTACGCGGACGATCGCGGCGCGAGGCTCGAGTCGGCCTGGCGTCGGAGCTTGAGCAAGTCGGACGATAAGGCCGCCTTGGACGGCTCGCTCGAGCGGACGTTCGCCGAACTCCGGCAACAGGAGCAGGAACACCTGCTCCCGAGCATGGTGTTCACCCCGATGATGATCGAGGACGGCCGCCCGCTCGTCATCAGCACCCTGGACCTGACCGAAGTGACACGGACGAGCCTGAAGACGGACCCGCTCCGCCCGTACCGGGCGCTCGAATTCTTCAAGCTGTTCCCCGAACACGGGTGGAGCCTGAAGCTCTCTACGGCGGTGCGACTGAACGCTTCGTTCCCGTGGCTGTCACCGGGCGTGAGCCTCCCGACGCTGCCCCCGCGGCGGCTCGTGGACGCCGGGTACTACGACAACTACGGGATGGACACCGCCCTGGCGTGGATCGGCCGCGGGTGGGACGCAGACCCGACGAAGCCCACTCCCCGGCCTCTGACCGAGTACGCGTCCCGCGTCCTGCTGGTGAACATCCGGCCGTACATGCGGGACGACGTGACGGAGTCGCCGCTGAGCGCCGAGGAACTGGACTTCCGCAAAGATCGGACGCAACTCCGGCCCACGCTGATCGACCCCGCCGCCCCCCTGACCGGCCCACCGGAGGGCGGGAATGCGGCCCGGAAGACGGGGATGATCGCACGGAACAACAACCTGCTCGACACGCTGCTTCAGATTCCCACAGTCGGCGACCCGCCACCCGCGCCGAACCCCAAGCAGAAGTCGATCACCCTTCCCCCCGTGCAGGCCATAACCTTCCGCGGGAACAGTGTGGCGTCGCTGAACTGGACCCTCCCGAAGTGGGAGCGGACGGGACTTCGAGATACCGCGAGCAAGGCGTTCGACGAGAGCACGCCGAAGGGGGCAGAGTTGATGAAGGTGATGCGCAAGGGCCTTGGGAAGTGACGGCGCGCGACAGCCGCCACCACCGAAACAACACGAGCGGTCCTGAACACCGGCCTTCGTGCGGACACCAGTAACGTCACCGTCTATACGAGATGCCCGTGAACGAGCCCATCCCCGCCGCCCAACCTGCCGAGTTCTGCCAGGTGCTGGTGAGGGAACTCAATGCGATTCTGCAACGCCGACAGCAACTCCACGCCGGGCCGGCGACTCGTGTTTCCGACCTCCTGCCGACCTACCGAGCGCGGGAACGTTGCCCGGCTGTGAAAAACACGTTGTCGATTCCACTTCCTGCTAGAGTGTCACAATTCTCCTCGGTATAAGGTATTGACCTGGGATTTGGTCACCTGCAGCCCACGCAAAGTTCGCCCGATGAGATCACACTCTCCCATCGCGGAACCAATCATCGGAACTCGCGAGTTGCTTCACCCACGGTTCGTGCCGGGCAGCCGCGCCGTGACAGGAGCCGTACATGCGATTCGGGTCTGAGCGACGGGTTCGGAGGCTTCTCGAACGTGCTGATGTCTGCGTCGGCGGGAACCGGCCCTGGGACATTGAGGTTCACGACGGGCGGTTCTTCGGGAGCGTCGCGCGATCGGGCGCGCTCGGGGCAGGCGAGGCGTATTCGGCCGAGTGGTGGGACTGCCCCCGACTCGACCAACTCGTCGAGCGGGTCGTCGCGACGGGGGCCGTCGATCGGTTCGCGGGGTACCTCGGCCGCGCCCGCGCGGCCTGGCGGCGGGCGTTCGGCAACGGGCGGGGCACGGTCGCCGACATTCACTATGCCCGCGACCCGGCGTTCTTCCGGGCGTGGCTCGGCCCGACTCTGAACTACTCGTGCGGGTACTGGCGGTCGGCGACGAACCTGGACGACGCCCAGCGGCACAAGATGAGCTTGATAGCCGCCAAACTCCAACTCGGGCCGGGGGACCGGGTGCTGGACATCGGGTGCGGGTGGGGCGGACTGGCCCGGTACCTGGGGGAGGTCGGGTGCAGGGTGGTCGGGGTGACGAACACCCCGGCGCAGGCGGCGTTCGCGCAACGGCACTGTGCCGGGCTGGACGTGCGAATCCTGGGGTGTGACTTCCGCGACCCTCAAGTCCGAGCGGCCGGGCCGTTCGACCGGGTCGTTTCGGTCGGGATGTTCGAGCACGTCGGCCGCCGGCACCACGGCGAGTTCCTCAACTTGTGCCGACACGTGCTACCGCCCGGAGGGCTGGCACTCCTCCACACCATGGGCCGGACGACCCCCGGCGACTTCGACTCGTGGACCGATCGGTACATCTTCCCGAATAGTTACGTGCCGTCGATGGCGGACATTGTGGAGGCCGCGGCGGGGCGGTTCGTTGTCGAGGACTGGCACAACTTCGGTGCCGACTACGACCGCACCCTGATGGCATGGCACGCCGGGTTCGAGCAATGGGCGAAGGTCCAGTCCCCGCCGTGTGACCCGCACTTCTACCGGACGTGGCGGTACTACCTGTTGACGTATGCCGGGTACTTCCGGACTCGCCAGCGGGCGCAGTTGTGGCAGATCGTGCTGGCGAAGGACGGGGTTGCGGGTGGATACCGGTCGGTTCGCGACGTGTGCCCCACTGCCCGGCCCGAGGTTAAGAAGGTCTGAGGCCTCTTCGGCCGACGCACCGGATCCAAACCGTTCTGGGAGAACTTGGCCGGATTCCAGGCTCCCCGTCTCGCCGCAGGAGTACGCCCATGAGTAACGAATCCCCACCCTGGTCGCCGTCGCCGGGGTTCTGGAAGGTGCTCGACCACTTGCAAGGCACGAAACACGAGGCCGACCGGACCCACCCGAACTACGTCGAGTCGTTCCTGCTCGTGTTCGTCCACGGGGTACTCTCGACCCATGAGAGCACCTGGATGCGCCCGCAGAGTTGGCTCCGCGGGCGTCCCGCCGTGGACTTCCCGCAGCAGCTGCTCCTCCAACTAGGGGTAGACCTAGACATCCTGAACTTCCGCTATCCGAGCCGGTGGTGCCAGGAGGCGAACGAAAGC
The Gemmata palustris DNA segment above includes these coding regions:
- the cfa gene encoding cyclopropane fatty acyl phospholipid synthase gives rise to the protein MRFGSERRVRRLLERADVCVGGNRPWDIEVHDGRFFGSVARSGALGAGEAYSAEWWDCPRLDQLVERVVATGAVDRFAGYLGRARAAWRRAFGNGRGTVADIHYARDPAFFRAWLGPTLNYSCGYWRSATNLDDAQRHKMSLIAAKLQLGPGDRVLDIGCGWGGLARYLGEVGCRVVGVTNTPAQAAFAQRHCAGLDVRILGCDFRDPQVRAAGPFDRVVSVGMFEHVGRRHHGEFLNLCRHVLPPGGLALLHTMGRTTPGDFDSWTDRYIFPNSYVPSMADIVEAAAGRFVVEDWHNFGADYDRTLMAWHAGFEQWAKVQSPPCDPHFYRTWRYYLLTYAGYFRTRQRAQLWQIVLAKDGVAGGYRSVRDVCPTARPEVKKV